The DNA region CCTGCTTGAGCACCGCGACGCGGTCGCCGATCGCGAAGACTTCCTGCAGTCGGTGGCTGATCAGGATCACGCCGACGTTGTGCCGCTTGAGGTCCGCCACCAACGCCAGCACCTCGTGGGTCGCGCCGGGCGAGAGGTTCGCGGTGGGCTCGTCGAGGATCAGGACGGCGGGATCGAACGACAGGGCGCGCGCGATCGCCACGCTCTGGCGCCGCCCGCCCGACAGATGGCGCACCTGCAGCGCGACCGACGGCACGTCGATGCGCAGCCGGGCCAGCATCGCCTCCGCGGAGCGCTGCATGGCCCGGCGGTCGACCAGGAAGCGGCCGCGCAGCGGCCACCGTCCCAGGAAGACGTTCTGCGCGATGTCGAGATTGTTGCACAACGCGAAGTCCTGGTAGACCATCTCGATTCCACGCAACCGGGCGTCGGCGGGCGAATCGAAACGAACCGGCGCGCCCCGGAACACGATGTGGCCGGCGTCCGGGGGGATCGCGCCGGACAGGATCTTCATCAACGTCGACTTGCCGGCGGCGTTGTCGCCGACCAGCCCCAGCACTTCCCCGGGCCACAGCTCAAGGTCGACCCCGCGGAGCGCGTGGATCGCGCCAAAATGTTTCTCGATGGCCCGCAGCTCCACGACAGGCGGCGTCATGCGACTACTTGAGGAACTGGGCGACGTTGACCTTCGTCACCACGTCGAGACCGGTGTGCCAAGGATCCTGCGGCTTGACCTTCTTCGTGACATAGTTGTTGAGGGCAAGGATGCTGTCCGCGCCCATCTCGTAGGGCCGCTGGCCGACGAGCGCGCTCACGTAGCCGGCCTTCAGCAGCTGCAGCTCCTGCTGCAGCGTGTCGAAGGAGACGATCGCGAACTTCCCCGCGGCCATCGCCGCCGTCTTCGGCTTCAGCGCCTGCTTGAACGCCTCGGGCGCGAACAGCGGCCACCCCCCGACCGGCACGACCCCGGCCAGATCCGGGTGCGCGATGATGGCCTGCTCGATGAGCTGCACCGCCCGGTTGACGTCATCGTTGCACGGGAACGGCGATCCGGACTGTTCGATGAACTTCGCGGCGACGCCGGCCTGTTTGAGGCCGTCGTGGACTCCCTTGATCCGCTCGTTGAGGTTCTCCGCGCCAAGTCCGCCCGTGATGATCACGTACTTGCCGCCGCCGGGCAGGGCCCGCGCGAACTGCTTCCCGAGGGCGACGCCGCCGGCGTAGTTGTCGGTCCCGATGAACGCCAGGCGCTTCGATCCCGGCGCCGCGTCGGAATCGAACGTCACGACCGCGATCCCCTTGCCCATGGCGCTGTCGATGAGCGGCACCGCCGCCTTGCCGTCGACCGGGGCGATCGCCATTCCGTCCACGTGCCGCTGGACCAGACTCTCCAACACCTGCATCTGCGGCTGGATCTCGGTGACCGTCGGCCCCGTAAAATCGCACGTCACGCCGAGCTTCCTGGCTTCATCTTCACATCCCCGCCGGACCTCGTTGTAGAACGGGTTGTTGATCGCCTTCGGCACGACCGCGAACACCAGGCGCTTCGCGCCGCGGGCCGGGGATGTGCCGAGCACCAACGAGCCCGCCAGCAGGACGGCCAGGACGGCCGCCCCAGAAACCCGCCACCTGCACATATTCACCCCTCCTCTTCTGTCATCGTGCGTGTGATGAGTGTGTTCGGTACGTCGTCTGTGATCCCCGGTGCCGGCCGGGCTAGTCGCGGCTCAGCCGGATCCGCAGCCGGTCCAGGAGCACCGCGACGATGATCGTGGTCCCAATCACCACCTCCTGCCAGAACGCCGGGACGCCGATCAGCACCATCGCGTTCAGGAGCACGCCGATCAGCGCGGCTCCTGCGAACAGGCCGAGCACGGAACCCTGGCCGCCGAGGAGGCTCACGCCCCCGATGACCGCGGCGGCGATCACGTTGAGTTCCTCGCCCTGTCCCGTGGTGGCATCCCCGACGGAGAGCCGGGCGGCCAGCAGGATGCCCGTCAGGGCCGCCAGCGCCCCGCTGATCATATAGGCCGCGAGGCGCACTCGGGCGACGCGGATCCCGCTGAGGTGGCTCGCCTCGTCGCTGCCGCCGACGGCGTAGAGATTGTAGCCAAACGGCGTATGCGTGAGGACGAACCAGCCCATGAACACCACCACGGCCATGTACACCACCGGATTGGGCACCGGGCCGAGGTATCCGGCGCCCAGCGCCACGAACGCCGATCCGGCGGGGCCGAGCGACGACAGCGGGTAGCCCTGCGTGATGACGAGCGCGAGACCGTGGGCGATCGACAGCATGCCGAGCGTCGGGATGAGCGGGGTCATCCGGGCCTTGGTCACAAGGAACCCGTTCACCGCCCCGCACGCCCAGCCGGCCCCGACGCCCAGGACGATCGCGGGCACGAGCCCCATGTTGAGCCCGAGGAGCTTGGTGGTCGCGACGCCGCCGAGCCCCATGACGGATCCCACGGAAAGATCGATCCCGCCGCCGCCCGCGATAATCACGATCGCCTCGCCGACGCCCGCCGCGGCGATGAACGAGAAGTTGCGCGCGACTTCAAAGAGGTTGTCGGACGACAGGAATCGCGGCGCCGCGAGCGACACCACGACGACGACGAGGAACAGCGCCGCGTAAATCGCCGACTCGTACGATCCGAGCGCCCGGCTGCCCCATCCCCGCCGGGCGACGGCGCGGCGCGGCGTCACAGCCGAACTCGCCTCCTGCACCGTCATCTGCGGGCGTGGCCTCCCGGCCCTCCCCCGAGGTCCATGTCATTCGGCGGAGGTCAGGCGGCCACCTCGAACGCATCGTGCTGCGCCGCCACAAAATTAACGCCGGCCGGCGGCGGCACGATCGCGGACTGGACGTCGCCGCCGATCACGTGGATGCGGTTGCCGAGCGCCGCCATCGCCGCCTCGTGCCGCGGGATCGGCATCGGCGGCAGCCGGTACCAGACGTCTCCGGCCGGATCGTACGCCTCGAAGGCCCGGTACGCGGCGAGGTACTCGTACGTCCGCAATTCCCCGCCCGCGACGTAGATGAAGCCGCCGAGCGCGGCGGAGCTGACTCCGCTGCGCGCGGTGGGCATGGCCGCCTTGGTGAGCCACACGTCCGTCACCGGATCGTACTCCTGCGTGAGGTCGACGTTGCCGGGCATCGCGATGATGAACGCGCCGCCGAGCCGGCCTCCGATCGCGTAGACTCTGCCGCCGGCGCCCTCGACCGCCAGGTGATTGCGCGCCGTCGGCATCGGGCGGCGCGGCCGCCACCGGTTGGCCACCGGATCGTATTCTTCCACCGTGCCGAGCGACTGCTGCGGCCCGCCCGGGCGGATCGCCTGATCGCGCGAATTCGGCAGCGGCCCCGCCCCGCCGACGACGTAGATCCGGCCGTTGACGACCGCGGCGCCCGCGGCCCCGCGCGCCGTCGGCATCGGCGCCCGCCGCCGCCACGCGTCGGAGGCCGGCTCGTATTCCCAGGCGTCGTTGACGGCCACCCAGCCGGGGGGCCCGGACTGCGGCAGGACGAAGCCGCCGAAGACGTAGATCCTGTTGTTGAAGACGGCGACCGCCGCGTGATGGGTCGCGTGGGCCATCGGTTGTTTCTTGGTCCACGTGTTGACCGCCGGATCGTACTCGTAGACCAGGCCCGCCGGCCTAAAGCCGGGCAGCAGGCCCTGCGTCGCGTACAGCTTCCCGTTTGCGGCGGCGCCGGCCAGCTCTTCTGTCGGCTGGGGAACCGGCGCCAACGGTGGGATCCAGCGTCCTTGCGGACCGCCGGGACTCACCTGGGCGAATGCAACCGAGCCCGACCCCGAACCCCATCGCCCCGGCATCATGCGGTCGATGGCATTGGCCGTGAGCGCTCCCACCGCCGACGCGAGCAACGTCCGCCTGCGCATCCGCCCCACCCCCAATGTGGCCGGCCGCGTGTTCAGCCGGCGACCGGCGTCAATGCGGGATCACCGGCAGCACTACAAAGGCGGCGTTGGATCCTCCGGTATGCACGGTGTTTTGGCCGCCGAAGACCGCGGCCGGCCGATCGTCGGGATCCGTGTGCACGAAGGGTCCGGATCCGCGGAAGGGCGTCACGAACGACTGCATCTCGAGGCTGGGCCCCGGCCGCTCGAAGTCGCGGCCGAGGATCGCGAGCGAGAGACGGCCGCCCGCCGGGACGACGATCGAGGTCGGCCAGATCTCCACGTCCAGTTGGTAGACCCGGCCGGGCGTGAGCGGCTCGGCGCGGTCGTGCGCATGGTAGGGCCGCCACGGTGTCGACAGGTCGGGATCGAGCTGGCGATGCGACGCGCGGAGCCATCCGTTGCCGATCGGCGTGTGCGGATCGAGCGCGCCCTGAAAGTCGATCTCCCGGCCCGCCGCGTCGAACGCCTGCAGCACGAGAAAGACATCCGCGTCGGTCGTGCTCGACGACAGAAACAGGCGGGCCGCCGCCGGGCCGGTGATCTCGGTCGCGTCCGGGAACGGCGGGGTCGAGAAGACGATCCCCGGCCCGAGCGCGTCGTAGATCGCGCTGGCGGCCGGCTCGACCGGTCGCGCGGACAGCGTCCGCGCGCGCGCGTCCAAGTACCAGGGCGTCCACTGCGTCCGTGGAATCGGCCAGGCGTCCTCCGCCCGCTGCTCAAACCGGTCGGGGTGCCGGATCTGCAACAGCACGCGCGGCTGGTCTTCCCAGCCGTTTCGGACGCCCTTGAGATAACAATCGAAGAACCGCCGCTGCAGCGTCCGGCCGTAATCGGTGTAGAAGTGCGTCCAGTGCTCCAGCCCGTGCACTTCGAGCCACTTCCGGGCGGAAGCGGCCCGCAGGAACCCCTCGAAGTTGCCGCGGGGATGCAGCCCCTGGCCGCCCCAGTTCGCCGCGGAGAGCAGCGGCACGGTCACGCGCGACCAATCGGGAGAGCGCTCCCGATAATACGCCCCGTCGAGCGGCCGGGCGAGGGCGGCGCCGCGCAGATCGACGCGGTTCGCCGCGCGTTGTCCGTCGGACAGCGTGTCCGCACCGGCGACCGGTTCTCCGGTGTTGGGATTGACCGGACCGCGGTCGCCCACGCCGTGCTGGACCGTCACCACCTGCTTCTTCATCCAGTTGCCCCAGAAATCGCAGAGGATCCCGCCGTGGCGCGTCATGTCGCGATACCAGTCCGCCGCGCCTTCCCAGGGACAGATCGCGGCGAGATGCGGCGGCTGCAGCGCGGCCGCGTGCCACTGGTTGATCGCATAGTACGAGATCCCCGCGAGGCCGACGCGGCCGTTGCTCCACGGCTGCGCCCCGGCCCACTCGATGCAGTCGTAGAGGTCGCGGGTCTCGCGCGGCGAGAACGGATCGAGGAACCCGGGCGAGCGTCCGGCGCCGCGCGAGTCGACGCGCACGCAGACGTAGCCGTCCGGCACCCACTTTTCGGGATCGGGCGTCTCCCAGCTCTGGTAGCGTCCGGAGGAGCCGTGGAGCACGTCGGGGTGCTGCTCGACGAGGCGGTTCCATTGGTCGGGGTACCCTTGCTGAAACGGCAGGCCCTTGGCATACGGCCCGTACGTCAGCAGCACGGGATGACGCCCGTCGCCGTCCGGCCGGAAAATGTCGGCCCGCACGACGACGCCGTCATCCATGCGGATGCCCGCGTCCCATTCGACGATCATCCCGCCTTCCCCCGCCGAACCGCTCACCGCCGCGCCGTGCCCCCCCAGTTCATATCTTGTGTCCGCGGCCGTCCACGAGTCCCTTGCAGCTCAGCACTTCCGTGTCTTCGACCGCGGTGACCTGGTGGGGCACATTGGGGGACACGAGAAATCCCTCCCCGGGGCCGAGTTCCTCGGTCGCGCCGTCGACCGTCGCGCGGAGCCGTCCTCGCAG from bacterium includes:
- a CDS encoding kelch repeat-containing protein, coding for MRRRTLLASAVGALTANAIDRMMPGRWGSGSGSVAFAQVSPGGPQGRWIPPLAPVPQPTEELAGAAANGKLYATQGLLPGFRPAGLVYEYDPAVNTWTKKQPMAHATHHAAVAVFNNRIYVFGGFVLPQSGPPGWVAVNDAWEYEPASDAWRRRAPMPTARGAAGAAVVNGRIYVVGGAGPLPNSRDQAIRPGGPQQSLGTVEEYDPVANRWRPRRPMPTARNHLAVEGAGGRVYAIGGRLGGAFIIAMPGNVDLTQEYDPVTDVWLTKAAMPTARSGVSSAALGGFIYVAGGELRTYEYLAAYRAFEAYDPAGDVWYRLPPMPIPRHEAAMAALGNRIHVIGGDVQSAIVPPPAGVNFVAAQHDAFEVAA
- a CDS encoding CocE/NonD family hydrolase, which codes for MIVEWDAGIRMDDGVVVRADIFRPDGDGRHPVLLTYGPYAKGLPFQQGYPDQWNRLVEQHPDVLHGSSGRYQSWETPDPEKWVPDGYVCVRVDSRGAGRSPGFLDPFSPRETRDLYDCIEWAGAQPWSNGRVGLAGISYYAINQWHAAALQPPHLAAICPWEGAADWYRDMTRHGGILCDFWGNWMKKQVVTVQHGVGDRGPVNPNTGEPVAGADTLSDGQRAANRVDLRGAALARPLDGAYYRERSPDWSRVTVPLLSAANWGGQGLHPRGNFEGFLRAASARKWLEVHGLEHWTHFYTDYGRTLQRRFFDCYLKGVRNGWEDQPRVLLQIRHPDRFEQRAEDAWPIPRTQWTPWYLDARARTLSARPVEPAASAIYDALGPGIVFSTPPFPDATEITGPAAARLFLSSSTTDADVFLVLQAFDAAGREIDFQGALDPHTPIGNGWLRASHRQLDPDLSTPWRPYHAHDRAEPLTPGRVYQLDVEIWPTSIVVPAGGRLSLAILGRDFERPGPSLEMQSFVTPFRGSGPFVHTDPDDRPAAVFGGQNTVHTGGSNAAFVVLPVIPH
- a CDS encoding ABC transporter permease — translated: MTVQEASSAVTPRRAVARRGWGSRALGSYESAIYAALFLVVVVVSLAAPRFLSSDNLFEVARNFSFIAAAGVGEAIVIIAGGGGIDLSVGSVMGLGGVATTKLLGLNMGLVPAIVLGVGAGWACGAVNGFLVTKARMTPLIPTLGMLSIAHGLALVITQGYPLSSLGPAGSAFVALGAGYLGPVPNPVVYMAVVVFMGWFVLTHTPFGYNLYAVGGSDEASHLSGIRVARVRLAAYMISGALAALTGILLAARLSVGDATTGQGEELNVIAAAVIGGVSLLGGQGSVLGLFAGAALIGVLLNAMVLIGVPAFWQEVVIGTTIIVAVLLDRLRIRLSRD
- a CDS encoding ATP-binding cassette domain-containing protein → MTPPVVELRAIEKHFGAIHALRGVDLELWPGEVLGLVGDNAAGKSTLMKILSGAIPPDAGHIVFRGAPVRFDSPADARLRGIEMVYQDFALCNNLDIAQNVFLGRWPLRGRFLVDRRAMQRSAEAMLARLRIDVPSVALQVRHLSGGRRQSVAIARALSFDPAVLILDEPTANLSPGATHEVLALVADLKRHNVGVILISHRLQEVFAIGDRVAVLKQGRHVGTRRVRDSTEDEILELIVTGGRAAAAEPGGASS
- a CDS encoding sugar-binding protein codes for the protein MCRWRVSGAAVLAVLLAGSLVLGTSPARGAKRLVFAVVPKAINNPFYNEVRRGCEDEARKLGVTCDFTGPTVTEIQPQMQVLESLVQRHVDGMAIAPVDGKAAVPLIDSAMGKGIAVVTFDSDAAPGSKRLAFIGTDNYAGGVALGKQFARALPGGGKYVIITGGLGAENLNERIKGVHDGLKQAGVAAKFIEQSGSPFPCNDDVNRAVQLIEQAIIAHPDLAGVVPVGGWPLFAPEAFKQALKPKTAAMAAGKFAIVSFDTLQQELQLLKAGYVSALVGQRPYEMGADSILALNNYVTKKVKPQDPWHTGLDVVTKVNVAQFLK